Part of the Garra rufa chromosome 8, GarRuf1.0, whole genome shotgun sequence genome, caattctgATGAtattctttatgactgaaaaaagaaagacatgaacatcttggatgacaagagggtgagtaaataatctatttaatttttgttctggaagtgaacttctcctttaaactgaCTGCAACTGTCCCAATTCCCATTCGCTGTATGAGAAAGAGCACCCAGAACATTCTGCTAAAATATCTCcttttttgttccacagaagaaagtcagtcatcAGGTTTGAAACAACGTGAGAGTAAGTAAATGCTGACAGGACCTTCATTGACCAATGTGTGATAAACAGCAGAAGGTCTACCTGAATCCTGGGTGTAGCTAAAGCCAGTGTCTCCTGTGCTGCTGCCACGTCCCAGGAGCTGCCCACCGCCCACTAACATGGCCGTCAGGTGAGGAGACATTCCCAAATCTGTTAAACAAAAAAGACTTTCAGACTTCTCATCCAAACATTAGATTACAAAAAATCCCAGAATACAAATAACAGCAGGAATATGCTCACCCGTTATCCGGTTAGAAATGCTGAAGAGTCGAGACGTCCGATGTCGTATAACAAAAGACTCTCTGTAGTACCGATCGCCAAAGCACATGCCCAACAGCTCCTTACGTACAGTCTTGTTCCACAGCCCATAAATAAGTGGATGACACACGGCACTGGTGAAGGACAGCCAGGAGACCAGCGTCTCCATCTGTGAAGAAACACTGTCTTTACCCCACAGTGCTTCAGTGCTGATAACCACCACATACGGACCCCAAGTGGTCAGAAACGTCCCTAGAACCACCAGAATGGTGACAAAGGCCTTGCATTGGCTCCCAGAGTAAACTAGGCTCTTGCGGCTTCCACTAGAAGAAGTGGACGTGTTAGAGTTCTTGCGGCCGTTCTTTTGAGAACTGGACTCCTCCTGAGCCACCACAATGCTGCCGCAGTAAACCTTGCGAGCTTTGATGCGGGCCACGCGGAAGATGACACCATAGCAGACCAGCATGGCCGCCAGTGGCAGAAGGCAGCACCATGTAATCCAGAAGGCAGTATAGCTGATTTCCTTGTGCCAAGCCACTGTGCAGGTCCACTTGAAGCGGTCAAACTCGAACGTGGACCAACCGAAAAGCGGCGGTAGGCATCCAGCCAGGGAGTGGATCCACACGTAAACAATGGCAAGCACAGCTCGGTTTCCCGTGATTTTCATGGGGTAGATCATGGGATATAAAACAGCATAGTACCTAGAATGAGACAGACA contains:
- the gpr161b gene encoding G-protein coupled receptor 161, translating into MNSSKNGTAVANSTNGLDDDGPVVLESVSIVIIAILACLGNLVIVVTLYKKPYLMTPSNKFVFSLTLSNLLLSVLTLPFVAASSVRRDWMFGVVWCNFTALLHLLVSSSSMLTLGAIAIDRYYAVLYPMIYPMKITGNRAVLAIVYVWIHSLAGCLPPLFGWSTFEFDRFKWTCTVAWHKEISYTAFWITWCCLLPLAAMLVCYGVIFRVARIKARKVYCGSIVVAQEESSSQKNGRKNSNTSTSSSGSRKSLVYSGSQCKAFVTILVVLGTFLTTWGPYVVVISTEALWGKDSVSSQMETLVSWLSFTSAVCHPLIYGLWNKTVRKELLGMCFGDRYYRESFVIRHRTSRLFSISNRITDLGMSPHLTAMLVGGGQLLGRGSSTGDTGFSYTQDSATDVMLLDSYTSEPSHSAHCAANKRRSSVTFEDQVDQIPKGDPSVVQVTADIHKSLDSFASSLAKAIENDAKLQLFGEWTQIPTSLFTVRNTQRAPRYLDGQRLRMESIDEGIVKDDDDDDEELEEKIGDSSM